One Caretta caretta isolate rCarCar2 chromosome 8, rCarCar1.hap1, whole genome shotgun sequence DNA window includes the following coding sequences:
- the STX6 gene encoding syntaxin-6 isoform X3, giving the protein MSMEDPFFVVKGEVQKAVNTAQGLFQRWTELLQDPSTATREEIDWTTNELRNNLRSIEWDLEDLDETISIVEANPRKFNLDATELGVRKAFITSTRQVVREMKDQMSNSSVQALAERKNRKALLGESGGQSWSSGSDKYGGLDRELQLANSHFIEEQQAQQQLIVEQQDEQLELVSGSIGVLKNMSQRIGGELEEQAVMLDDFSHELDNTQSRLDNVMKKLAKVSHMTSDRRQWCAIIILFVILLVVLILFFVL; this is encoded by the exons ATGTCCATGGAGGACCCCTTCTTTGTGGTGAAagg GGAGGTACAAAAAGCGGTGAACACAGCTCAGGGGCTGTTCCAGAGATGGACGGAGCTCCTGCAAGATCCCTCCACAGCTACAAGAGAAGAAATTGACTGGACCACCAATGAGCTCAGGAATAACCTGCGGAGCATTGAGTGGGACCTGGAAGACTTGGATGAAACTATTA GCATTGTTGAAGCAAATCCTCGGAAATTCAACCTTGATGCAACAGAGCTGGGTGTAAGAAAAGCCTTCATCACAAGCACACGGCAGGTGGTCAGG GAAATGAAGGATCAGATGTCAAACTCATCTGTGCAGGCACTGGCTGAGAGAAAAAACAGGAAG gCACTGCTGGGAGAAAGTGGAGGTCAGAGTTGGAGCTCTGGATCCGATAAATATGGCGGTTTGGATCGTGAGCTGCAGTTAGCCAATTCACACTTCATTGAGGAGCAGCAGGCTCAGCAGCAG TTGATCGTGGAGCAGCAGGATGAGCAATTGGAGCTGGTCTCTGGCAGCATTGGGGTGCTGAAGAACATGAGCCAACGCATTGGTGGGGAGCTGGAGGAACAAGCAGT GATGTTGGATGACTTCTCTCATGAGTTAGACAACACTCAGTCACGGCTCGATAATGTTATGAAGAAGCTTGCAAAAGTGTCCCACATGACCAGTG ATCGACGGCAGTGGTGTGCAATCATCATTCTCTTTGTTATCTTACTGGTGGTGCTTATCCTGTTTTTTGTGCTGTGA
- the STX6 gene encoding syntaxin-6 isoform X2 yields the protein MSMEDPFFVVKGEVQKAVNTAQGLFQRWTELLQDPSTATREEIDWTTNELRNNLRSIEWDLEDLDETISIVEANPRKFNLDATELGVRKAFITSTRQVVREMKDQMSNSSVQALAERKNRKALLGESGGQSWSSGSDKYGGLDRELQLANSHFIEEQQAQQQLIVEQQDEQLELVSGSIGVLKNMSQRIGGELEEQAVMLDDFSHELDNTQSRLDNVMKKLAKVSHMTSAAALVSTVWSPSRSPQDLAEAPNKEGS from the exons ATGTCCATGGAGGACCCCTTCTTTGTGGTGAAagg GGAGGTACAAAAAGCGGTGAACACAGCTCAGGGGCTGTTCCAGAGATGGACGGAGCTCCTGCAAGATCCCTCCACAGCTACAAGAGAAGAAATTGACTGGACCACCAATGAGCTCAGGAATAACCTGCGGAGCATTGAGTGGGACCTGGAAGACTTGGATGAAACTATTA GCATTGTTGAAGCAAATCCTCGGAAATTCAACCTTGATGCAACAGAGCTGGGTGTAAGAAAAGCCTTCATCACAAGCACACGGCAGGTGGTCAGG GAAATGAAGGATCAGATGTCAAACTCATCTGTGCAGGCACTGGCTGAGAGAAAAAACAGGAAG gCACTGCTGGGAGAAAGTGGAGGTCAGAGTTGGAGCTCTGGATCCGATAAATATGGCGGTTTGGATCGTGAGCTGCAGTTAGCCAATTCACACTTCATTGAGGAGCAGCAGGCTCAGCAGCAG TTGATCGTGGAGCAGCAGGATGAGCAATTGGAGCTGGTCTCTGGCAGCATTGGGGTGCTGAAGAACATGAGCCAACGCATTGGTGGGGAGCTGGAGGAACAAGCAGT GATGTTGGATGACTTCTCTCATGAGTTAGACAACACTCAGTCACGGCTCGATAATGTTATGAAGAAGCTTGCAAAAGTGTCCCACATGACCAGTG CTGCAGCTCTAGTGTCAACTGTGTGGTCACCATCCAGATCCCCTCAGGATCTTGCTGAAGCCCCCAACAAAGAAGGAAGTTAG
- the STX6 gene encoding syntaxin-6 isoform X4, producing MSMEDPFFVVKGEVQKAVNTAQGLFQRWTELLQDPSTATREEIDWTTNELRNNLRSIEWDLEDLDETISIVEANPRKFNLDATELGVRKAFITSTRQVVRALLGESGGQSWSSGSDKYGGLDRELQLANSHFIEEQQAQQQLIVEQQDEQLELVSGSIGVLKNMSQRIGGELEEQAVMLDDFSHELDNTQSRLDNVMKKLAKVSHMTSGLETTPSHKNASVCHHPKAVHSKTQRCQSK from the exons ATGTCCATGGAGGACCCCTTCTTTGTGGTGAAagg GGAGGTACAAAAAGCGGTGAACACAGCTCAGGGGCTGTTCCAGAGATGGACGGAGCTCCTGCAAGATCCCTCCACAGCTACAAGAGAAGAAATTGACTGGACCACCAATGAGCTCAGGAATAACCTGCGGAGCATTGAGTGGGACCTGGAAGACTTGGATGAAACTATTA GCATTGTTGAAGCAAATCCTCGGAAATTCAACCTTGATGCAACAGAGCTGGGTGTAAGAAAAGCCTTCATCACAAGCACACGGCAGGTGGTCAGG gCACTGCTGGGAGAAAGTGGAGGTCAGAGTTGGAGCTCTGGATCCGATAAATATGGCGGTTTGGATCGTGAGCTGCAGTTAGCCAATTCACACTTCATTGAGGAGCAGCAGGCTCAGCAGCAG TTGATCGTGGAGCAGCAGGATGAGCAATTGGAGCTGGTCTCTGGCAGCATTGGGGTGCTGAAGAACATGAGCCAACGCATTGGTGGGGAGCTGGAGGAACAAGCAGT GATGTTGGATGACTTCTCTCATGAGTTAGACAACACTCAGTCACGGCTCGATAATGTTATGAAGAAGCTTGCAAAAGTGTCCCACATGACCAGTG GCTTGGAAACCACACCCAGCCACAAGAATGCTAGTGTCTGCCACCACCCAAAGGCTGTGCATAGTAAAACTCAAAGGTGCCAAAGCAAATAG
- the STX6 gene encoding syntaxin-6 isoform X1 has product MSMEDPFFVVKGEVQKAVNTAQGLFQRWTELLQDPSTATREEIDWTTNELRNNLRSIEWDLEDLDETISIVEANPRKFNLDATELGVRKAFITSTRQVVREMKDQMSNSSVQALAERKNRKALLGESGGQSWSSGSDKYGGLDRELQLANSHFIEEQQAQQQLIVEQQDEQLELVSGSIGVLKNMSQRIGGELEEQAVMLDDFSHELDNTQSRLDNVMKKLAKVSHMTSGLETTPSHKNASVCHHPKAVHSKTQRCQSK; this is encoded by the exons ATGTCCATGGAGGACCCCTTCTTTGTGGTGAAagg GGAGGTACAAAAAGCGGTGAACACAGCTCAGGGGCTGTTCCAGAGATGGACGGAGCTCCTGCAAGATCCCTCCACAGCTACAAGAGAAGAAATTGACTGGACCACCAATGAGCTCAGGAATAACCTGCGGAGCATTGAGTGGGACCTGGAAGACTTGGATGAAACTATTA GCATTGTTGAAGCAAATCCTCGGAAATTCAACCTTGATGCAACAGAGCTGGGTGTAAGAAAAGCCTTCATCACAAGCACACGGCAGGTGGTCAGG GAAATGAAGGATCAGATGTCAAACTCATCTGTGCAGGCACTGGCTGAGAGAAAAAACAGGAAG gCACTGCTGGGAGAAAGTGGAGGTCAGAGTTGGAGCTCTGGATCCGATAAATATGGCGGTTTGGATCGTGAGCTGCAGTTAGCCAATTCACACTTCATTGAGGAGCAGCAGGCTCAGCAGCAG TTGATCGTGGAGCAGCAGGATGAGCAATTGGAGCTGGTCTCTGGCAGCATTGGGGTGCTGAAGAACATGAGCCAACGCATTGGTGGGGAGCTGGAGGAACAAGCAGT GATGTTGGATGACTTCTCTCATGAGTTAGACAACACTCAGTCACGGCTCGATAATGTTATGAAGAAGCTTGCAAAAGTGTCCCACATGACCAGTG GCTTGGAAACCACACCCAGCCACAAGAATGCTAGTGTCTGCCACCACCCAAAGGCTGTGCATAGTAAAACTCAAAGGTGCCAAAGCAAATAG